CGCGGCGCCCGGAACGCGCGGACCCGCCGGCGGGGGCGGGTCGCGGGAGCGGGGGCGCGCCCGTCCGGGCGGCAGCCCTCCGGGCCCCGGCCGGGCGTCGGTGCGGACGGGCCCTCAGCGCGGGCGGGCGTTCAGTGCGGGCGGGGCCGGCGGCGGGCCGGCATCGGGACGACCCCGCCGAGCGGCGGCGCCTCACCCGCGGGCAGGGCCGCGGCGGCGGCCGGCGGCAGCCCGGCGCAGATGCACAACAGGTCGCCCCAGGCCGCCAGGTGCCGGTCGAACCGGCCGTCGGCGGGCGTCCAGGACGCCCGCACCTCGATCTCGGTGGACCCGGGCCGTTCGGACAGGGCCCCGAAGTACTGGGAGGCGCAGCGGGTCACCGTGCCGCCCGGCTCGGCGTACCCGGCACCGTGCGCCTGGAGGGAGTCCATCAGCCAGGCCCAGCCCACCTCGCCCAGCATCGGGTCGCCGGCGATCTCCGGTTCCAGCTCGGCCCGGGTCATGGTGACCACCCGGAAGTCGCCGTTCCAGGCCTCCTGGCCGGCCGGGTCGTGCAGCAGCACCAGCCTGCCGTCCGCCAGCTCGTCGCCGTCCACCTCGACGGTGGCGGTCACCGCGTACGCGAAGGGGCCAGCCGGCGCGGGGCCGGCGCGGGGAGAGCAGCACCTCGGGGCGGAGCCGGGCCCCGGCCAGCGCCTCGACCGCACGGCGGAACTCGATCGGCGCCGCCTCCCTGTCCGTTCCGCCACCTTGTGCGGGGTGCCCGCCGACCGCTG
The Kitasatospora paranensis genome window above contains:
- a CDS encoding DUF3000 family protein, which encodes MTATVEVDGDELADGRLVLLHDPAGQEAWNGDFRVVTMTRAELEPEIAGDPMLGEVGWAWLMDSLQAHGAGYAEPGGTVTRCASQYFGALSERPGSTEIEVRASWTPADGRFDRHLAAWGDLLCICAGLPPAAAAALPAGEAPPLGGVVPMPARRRPRPH